The proteins below come from a single Aegilops tauschii subsp. strangulata cultivar AL8/78 chromosome 6, Aet v6.0, whole genome shotgun sequence genomic window:
- the LOC109764468 gene encoding uncharacterized protein gives MAFMKDYAVRADGNTEIFVKYTNKASCVEYCIRRFKYWLQNDDQKIVALDVEFTWPPGPTQMAVVVQLCVGIYVLVYHISVADEHCGLLATFLLDEEYTFVGVDIKNDQKKLKHVGLVVCNFVDIQNMWRVPDLVTIKPKYGLAYYTGSIIHHSYNKMKDAITEDDHHIWAEAPLPLKNIYYASRDAYATYDVYRRLVNFHKGFKTQCQHLTKPSRRSRKSGRKNEST, from the coding sequence ATGGCATTCATGAAAGATTATGCTGTCAGGGCAGATGGAAATACCGAAATTTTTGTGAAGTACACGAACAAGGCTAGCTGTGTTGAGTACTGCATTCGCAGATTCAAATACTGGCTGCAGAACGACGACCAGAAGATAGTTGCACTGGATGTGGAGTTCACCTGGCCTCCTGGTCCGACACAAATGGCTGTCGTGGTCCAGTTATGCGTTGGCATCTACGTCCTCGTGTACCACATAAGCGTTGCTGATGAGCACTGCGGCCTGCTTGCCACCTTCCTGCTCGACGAGGAGTACACCTTTGTTGGGGTGGACATCAAGAATGACCAGAAAAAACTCAAGCATGTTGGTCTGGTGGTATGCAACTTTGTGGATATCCAGAATATGTGGAGAGTGCCTGATCTAGTGACGATTAAGCCGAAGTATGGCTTGGCTTACTACACTGGTTCCATCATCCACCACAGCTACAACAAGATGAAGGATGCTATCACAGAAGATGACCACCATATATGGGCAGAAGCACCCTTGCCCTTGAAGAACATTTATTATGCTTCCAGGGACGCGTATGCCACCTACGATGTATACAGGCGCTTGGTGAACTTCCATAAGGGGTTCAAGACTCAGTGCCAACATCTCACCAAACCATCTAGGCGGTCGAGGAAGTCCGGAAGGAAGAATGAATCAACCTAA